Genomic segment of Mucilaginibacter sabulilitoris:
AGTGCGTGTATCACCATTGAATTTTCGGCAAGCCGGTAAACCGCAATACTGATTTCTCTTACTTTGGGATCGATAGCGGCTTCGCGTAAAAAATGGATCACATAATCAAACGACTGGTATGGCGTACTTACCATATAATCGCGCTTAGCTATCAGGCCAATTAAACTTTTACCAAACGAAAGATCGTCAACAGGCAATGCAGCGTATTTGCTATACTCCAGTTCGGCCCGGCCAACGTTAGGGAACGATATAAAATTCTTGAAATTATGATACCTGTTGCCGGGGATAAGGCTTTCGCCATGCAAGCCCATCTTGTTTACCAGGTACTTTAGCATATCCATAGGCATATCGGTATCATAAAGCAAACGCATAGGTTTACCTTTTTTCCGCTTTTGCAAACTTTTGGCTAATGAATCAATAAACTTATCGCTCACCTCCTTGTCCAGGTCAAGCTCCGCGTCGCGGGTAAGCTGCAGGGAATAAGCTTCGATACTGTCGTGATTAAAAATGAAGAATATATCTTCCAAACTGTACCGGATAATATCGTCAAGCAAGATAATAAACTTCAGGTTATTGGTTTCGGGCAGTACGATGAACCGCGACAGGTTGTCGGGAAATTCAATAAGCGCGAACCTGGATTTATTATTTTTGGTGAGCTTTACAAAAAAGTAAATGGCGCGGTCGCGCAGCTCCGGCAAAGGCAGCGTGTCGTCGAGCATAATAGGCACCAGGGTTGCCAAAAGCTTTTCCCTGAAATAGCTTTTAACAAACGCCCCACGTGTTACGTTTAGCTGCTTATCGTTTAGCAAAAATATCTTCTCTTCGGCAAGCTGCTTAACAATGATATTCTCGTACAGGTTATTGAACTTACGCTCCTGCCTTACTACTATATTTTTTATTTGGTTCAGGATCTTTTTGGGGTTGTATCCCAGTATCTCCTTTGATTTTTCGTTCAGGGCGGCCAAACGACTTAGCGTTGCTACTCTTACACGATAAAACTCATCCAGGTTGGATGAAAATATAGCCAAAAAACGCACCCGTTCAATTAGCGGAACAGTTGGGTCGGCAGCTTCCTGTAAAACTCTGTCGTTAAAATATAACCAACTAATCTCTCTGTTTATTAAGGGGACCTGTTTATCCATATATATTGGCCGGCTCGGGCTCACTTTTACAAAACTGCTTATTTATTTGTTAACTTAATATTAACTCATTGGTATTTATACAGTTTTTATTCACCATTAATTATTACAATATACGGATAGTTCATGGATCATTATTGATATTGGTAGTTCATGGTTCATAGACCAAAATATAGTGTATATAGCCGTGCATCAATCATAACCTATGAACCATATACTATGATCCATGAACGTTATGCTATGAACTCTGTTTCTAATACATTAGTTTTGTAAACATTATAAACTCATTTACTTATGCCAACATTTGATATAGTAAGCAAGATAGACGGGCAAACCCTTGACAATGCTATCAATACTGCAAAAAAGGAAATACTGAACCGGTACGACTTTAACGACTCCAAAAGCACTATTGACCTGGATAAAAAAACCAACCTGATTACCATTGTTACCGAAAACGACATGCGTTTAAAGGCTATTCAGGACTCCATTATCAGCCGTATGGTAAAACAGCACCTTGACCCCAAAGCACTGGATGATGGCAAGGAGCAATATGCATCTGGCAATATGATACGCAAGGAAATAAAAATTAAGGAAGGCGTTGATAAAGAAGCTGCCAAAAAAATAGTTAAAAAGATAAAAGATAGCGGCCTCAAAGTACAGGCTTCTATTATGGACGACCAGGTACGTGTTCAGGGTAAAAAGATTGACGACCTGCAAGCTGTGATTGCCCTTTGCCGCAGCGAAGACTTTGGCCAGCCGCTGCAGTATATTAATATGAGGGATTAACATACCGCATAATAAAGGGTCTGTCATGGAGCTTGTCGAAGGATTGCACGGAAAGGCCTGTTTCCTATGCTTCGACAAGCTACCCATGACATAATAATTTAAGCAGGCACAAGTTCCATATTTAATTCAAGGGCGAGTCTTTCTAATCGCCTTTGTTTCTGTTCTTTAAGAATGTTCTCATACGAGTGAAGGCCCTTCTCTACAAAGTCGGCGCCTTTTACGATTAAACGCCAGTATTGAGCAGCCAGTTTTCTGGCTGTAGCTTTAATAGCTATCGCGGGGCCTTTTCTACCCCTTAATCTTCTTGCAAATGAACCCCAGCCGATATACTTGCTGTTCAATAATCCATGGGCCATCTGTTTGAATATTTGCCCAACGGTCGGCTTACCCTTGCTTTTACTTTTGTTTTTCTTTCCTGAACGGTCATGCCCCGGCGATAAACCAAGCCAACTGGTGAAATGTTTTTCACTTGGCCATCGGCTAAGATCCGAACCTACCTCTGTGTATAACTGTAACCAGTTGTAATCTGTAATACCCGGGAGTTTGGTCGCGTCTTTACCATCAAATATTTTCAACAAGTGATCCCCCAGATTATCGATATTAGGTTTGTTGTGACGGATCGCTTTGCGTTTCCCGCCGCTTATTCCCGGCGGTAGGCTCTTGTCCCTGTTGATCCGCTGTAAAACACTATCAATCTGACTGTCGCATTCCTGTATCTGACCCTGATAAAAACCATAGCCCTTATAGGCCTGACCCAAGGCAAAAAGCCCCTGGGCTGTATAATGGCCCTGCAAGGCCTTCAATAGTTCTTCTCCTTTATTCTCCCTGATCTTTTTATGGCACAGTGAAAACAACTTAGCAGGATCACGCTCACCCTGCAGTATCGCATCGATCAACGCCATGCCGCTTACTCCATGGACCTGGCTTAATACCTCCGGCAAACGGATATTCATTTCTATCAGTGCCTTCTGCATGTGTTGAACATGCATGGCCGCACTCCGAAGGTGATCCTCCCGAAGACGCTGATAACTACGCAATTCTTTGATATGCCCCTCTGAAACATAACAGCGGTTCAGTAAACCATAGCTATGCAACTGCTGTATCCACTGGCAATCCTTTACATCTGTTTTTCTGCCTGGTAACTGCCGTGTCTGCCGACCGTCAACAAGCCACACATCTAATCCCGCATCCAAAAGAATATCATAAAGCACATACCAGTAAACTCCTGTCGCTTCCATGGCTACCGTACTTACTTTATGCTCCAATAAATAATGCTTAAGTGATTCCAGATCACTGGTGAAAGTTTCAAACGAACGAACCGGCTGACCTTCAAGCCCCACGAATAGCTTACGGGCGCCTATATCTATGCCCGCTGCATGAAAATGCATCTTTTTCATCCTTATATCCTTTTTTAAGAAGCCGTGCCTGAAGGAGTTTAAAGAAAAGACAGGCTACCCATCGGACAAATCACTCTTGTAAGGATCGTACCATACCTTCAGACTCTATGCTTCAGAACCATACTCAGCAACAGGCAATAAGCACTATAACTTGATCGGACACACTGCACGGCTCAGCAAAGCTATGTCATTTCTCCTTCAGAGGCCAAGGATTTAATCACTCAGCATGACAGCCATACAAAAAGAGACGCATGTAATGTGTCTCTTTTATTTTGATATTTTAAATAGGTTTTACCCCGCTACTTCAACTTCTTTAACTTCATTAGGGCGACCATTTTTGAAAGCCTTGCGCGGTGATAGTCCCAGCAATTCAAACATAGCCATATCGGTATCAAATGATGGGTTTGGTGTGGTAAGCAATTTTTCACCTGCGAAGATGGAATTAGCCCCTGCCATAAAGCAGAATGCCTGTTCTACCACACTCATTTCGGTGCGGCCGGCTGATAAACGCACTACGGTTTTTGGCATAATGATACGGGTGGTAGCAATCATGCGCACCATATCCCAAACAGATACTCTTGGCTGATCGGCCAGCGGGGTTCCCTGCACAGGTACCAGCGCGTTAATTGGCACCGATTCCGGGTGTTTAGGCAGATTTGACAGCGTTTTAAGCATAGAAATGCGATCTTCTACTGTTTCGCCTAAACCGATAATACCACCGCTGCATACTGTAATTTTTGCCTTACGCACATGCTCCAGTGTTTTAAGGCGTTCATCGTACGTACGGGTGGTGATAATACGCTTATAGTCTTCTTCTGAGGTATCAAGATTGTGGTTATAAGCATACAGCCCTGCATCGGCCAAACGTTGCGCCTGGCCCTCGGTAAGCATGCCCAGTGTGCAACAAACTTCCATATCAAGCTCATTAACCGCTTTAACCATATCAATTACCTTGTCAAAATCGCGGTTATCACGTACTTCGCGCCATGCTGCACCCATACACAACCTTGAAGCGCCACCTGCCTTTGCCTTTTCAGCCGCGGCAATAACCTCGTCTTTAGGCATCATGGCATGCACATTAACACCGGTGTTGTAACGGGCAGCTTGCGGACAATACGCACAGTCTTCAGAGCAGCCACCGGTTTTTATGGAGATCAGCGAACTGATCTGCACTTCGGCATAATCCTTATTTTCACGGTGTATGGTTGCCGCCTTGTAAACAAGATCAAGCAGTGGTGTATGATATATTTCAGCTATTTCTTCTTTCGTCCAGTTGTATCTTACCTCAGTCATTCTGTTCTAATTTTGATGGTTCAAATTTATAATAAAACCTTGATTGCAAAAGAGTGCAATTCAAAATGCTGTTTTGGGGCGAAGTTTAGCATATCGGAGTAGACTCACCCCGCCTGCGCTCCGCTGGGCGGCCCTCTCTCCGCCTGCGGCGCAAAGAGGGTTGTAAATCTCGAAACGCGTCATTGCTTCGTACCTCAATGACGCGTTTTTATTTATTTTAATCCTCCCACTCTCTTTGCGGCGAAACCGTAGAGAGTGGTCGAGCGCAGCGATTACCGGGTGAGCCAATACCGCGCTACTCTTATCATTGATGCAGCAACAGCTTTGTCGCCAGCCAAAGCGGTAGTAAAAACCCAATACAATCTGTAAAGGTGGTAATAATTATAGACGATGCCACAGCCGGGTCAACCCCGATCCGTTTTAATATTAATGGGATAGACGCGCCGGTTAATCCCGCGATGATGAGGTTGCCGGTCATTGCTAAAAACAACACCAAACCCAGCATGGGGTTAGCATCATAAAAAAAAGCGACTATAAAAACTATCAAACCATTGGCGCCTCCGTTAATCATACCTACCAAAAACTCTTTCAGCACGGTATTGTAAGCCTGCTTATCGGTAAGGTCGCTTAGCGATATACGCCTTACAGTTACAGCCAGGGCCTGTGTAGCAGCGTTTCCGCCCATGCCGGCAATGATAGTCATATAAGCCGAAATAATGGAAAGCTTGGCTACAGTGGAGTCGAAATTACGGATGATGGATGCCGCTAAAAACGCCGTGCCCAAATTGATCACCAGCCAGGGTAAACGGCTTTTTACCGCATCCTGCCAGTTACCGCTCAGTTCCTCATCTTCAGATACACCTGATATTTTCAATATATCCTCGGTGTTCTCCTCCTCCATTACGTCGATGATGTCATCTACTGTAACCCGGCCCAACAGCTTCATATCATCATTCACCACCGGGATACTGGTGAGGTTGTACTGGGATATTAACCGGGCAACTTCTTCCTGGTCAACATCGGCCTTTACGTATACAAAATTGGTTTGCACCAGGTCGTTCACCCGGGCATCGGCCCTTGCCTTGATAACCGTTTTTATAGATAGTATGCCCATCAGTGTGTCGAGGTCATCAACTACATAAATGGTATAAAGCTCCTCCATCTCTTCAGACTGGTGGATGATCTCATCTAACGCTCCTTTTTTATTAAGATTGATGTTAACCTTAATAATGTCGGAGTTCATCAAACCACCCGCAGTATCTTCATCATAGCTCAAAAGTGCACGGATACTGCTGGCATCCTCCTGGTCAATGTCCTTTAATATTTCATGCTGCTGTTCTTCGTCAAGCTGCGAAATAATATCGGTCGCGTCATCATAGTCAAGCTCTTCAACAATCTCCGAACGTTTTTCGGGATGCAAGTTCACCAGCAATTCTTCGGGGTGATGCTCCTCTGCCATTTCAGAAATCACTTCAGACGCGACATCGGTAGGCAGGATATTGATGATGCGTTCTTTGGCTTCCTGCGGAAGTTTTTCAAACAATATGGCAATCTCAGAGGCGTGATACCCCTGCAGAACTTTCTCTAACTCAGCATCATCGCCCTCAAGTGCAGTTTTTATACGGAGCAGGTCGGTTT
This window contains:
- the mgtE gene encoding magnesium transporter, translated to MQSFEINKTDLLRIKTALEGDDAELEKVLQGYHASEIAILFEKLPQEAKERIINILPTDVASEVISEMAEEHHPEELLVNLHPEKRSEIVEELDYDDATDIISQLDEEQQHEILKDIDQEDASSIRALLSYDEDTAGGLMNSDIIKVNINLNKKGALDEIIHQSEEMEELYTIYVVDDLDTLMGILSIKTVIKARADARVNDLVQTNFVYVKADVDQEEVARLISQYNLTSIPVVNDDMKLLGRVTVDDIIDVMEEENTEDILKISGVSEDEELSGNWQDAVKSRLPWLVINLGTAFLAASIIRNFDSTVAKLSIISAYMTIIAGMGGNAATQALAVTVRRISLSDLTDKQAYNTVLKEFLVGMINGGANGLIVFIVAFFYDANPMLGLVLFLAMTGNLIIAGLTGASIPLILKRIGVDPAVASSIIITTFTDCIGFLLPLWLATKLLLHQ
- a CDS encoding YajQ family cyclic di-GMP-binding protein, with the translated sequence MPTFDIVSKIDGQTLDNAINTAKKEILNRYDFNDSKSTIDLDKKTNLITIVTENDMRLKAIQDSIISRMVKQHLDPKALDDGKEQYASGNMIRKEIKIKEGVDKEAAKKIVKKIKDSGLKVQASIMDDQVRVQGKKIDDLQAVIALCRSEDFGQPLQYINMRD
- the ppk1 gene encoding polyphosphate kinase 1 encodes the protein MDKQVPLINREISWLYFNDRVLQEAADPTVPLIERVRFLAIFSSNLDEFYRVRVATLSRLAALNEKSKEILGYNPKKILNQIKNIVVRQERKFNNLYENIIVKQLAEEKIFLLNDKQLNVTRGAFVKSYFREKLLATLVPIMLDDTLPLPELRDRAIYFFVKLTKNNKSRFALIEFPDNLSRFIVLPETNNLKFIILLDDIIRYSLEDIFFIFNHDSIEAYSLQLTRDAELDLDKEVSDKFIDSLAKSLQKRKKGKPMRLLYDTDMPMDMLKYLVNKMGLHGESLIPGNRYHNFKNFISFPNVGRAELEYSKYAALPVDDLSFGKSLIGLIAKRDYMVSTPYQSFDYVIHFLREAAIDPKVREISIAVYRLAENSMVIHALINAAKNGKKVNCLVELRARFDEQNNIFWSNRLEEEGVNVLYGVAGYKVHSKICLVTRIEKRQQVHYACLSTGNFNEKTAKIYADHTLFTANKKITDDLVVVFKALYKNTLPKGLKNLIVSPIDSRPAIYRLIDNEIKNAKAGKEAYMILKMNSLADESLITKLYQASNAGVKIKMIVRGMCCLIPGEKGFSENIEVISIVDKYLEHARVHIYCNGGNELLYLTSADFMTRNIDNRIEVGFPVYDEQLRKEIKDIIDIQLQDNTKAREINGLNSNKYHKTNSAESHRAQIEIYNYLKTKTK
- a CDS encoding IS110 family RNA-guided transposase codes for the protein MKKMHFHAAGIDIGARKLFVGLEGQPVRSFETFTSDLESLKHYLLEHKVSTVAMEATGVYWYVLYDILLDAGLDVWLVDGRQTRQLPGRKTDVKDCQWIQQLHSYGLLNRCYVSEGHIKELRSYQRLREDHLRSAAMHVQHMQKALIEMNIRLPEVLSQVHGVSGMALIDAILQGERDPAKLFSLCHKKIRENKGEELLKALQGHYTAQGLFALGQAYKGYGFYQGQIQECDSQIDSVLQRINRDKSLPPGISGGKRKAIRHNKPNIDNLGDHLLKIFDGKDATKLPGITDYNWLQLYTEVGSDLSRWPSEKHFTSWLGLSPGHDRSGKKNKSKSKGKPTVGQIFKQMAHGLLNSKYIGWGSFARRLRGRKGPAIAIKATARKLAAQYWRLIVKGADFVEKGLHSYENILKEQKQRRLERLALELNMELVPA
- the bioB gene encoding biotin synthase BioB, giving the protein MTEVRYNWTKEEIAEIYHTPLLDLVYKAATIHRENKDYAEVQISSLISIKTGGCSEDCAYCPQAARYNTGVNVHAMMPKDEVIAAAEKAKAGGASRLCMGAAWREVRDNRDFDKVIDMVKAVNELDMEVCCTLGMLTEGQAQRLADAGLYAYNHNLDTSEEDYKRIITTRTYDERLKTLEHVRKAKITVCSGGIIGLGETVEDRISMLKTLSNLPKHPESVPINALVPVQGTPLADQPRVSVWDMVRMIATTRIIMPKTVVRLSAGRTEMSVVEQAFCFMAGANSIFAGEKLLTTPNPSFDTDMAMFELLGLSPRKAFKNGRPNEVKEVEVAG